AGTGGGCAGTTTATGCCCGAGCACCATTACGCTTTCGTTGCGGAGAATCTCGGCAAAAAGCCGATGCCGGAGAAAGCCTCGGAAATCTACCAGCGATATGTCGATCAGAAGTTTCTGAAGCGACACATCGTGATCCCGATTTTTCTGTTGGTCTTCCTGCTGATTCTTTATCTTCTCGGCCGCTTTATGGCAGCGGGGGTCGGGCGGTTCTTCTGGATGCAGTGCGAGCGGGTGATCAATCGGTTGCCGGTCGTACGGAACGTTTATTCCTCCGTGAAGCAAGTCACGGACTTTATGTTCAGCGAGCGGGAGATCGAATACACGCGCGTCATCGCTATCGAGTATCCGCGGAAAGGTGTCTGGTCGCTAGGAATGGTCACGGGAGAGAGTCTGCTCGATATTAGCACGGCGGCCAACGAGCCTGTGTTGTCGGTTTTGATTCCTACTTCGCCGATGCCATTTACAGGCTTCACGATTACGGTCAAGAAAAGCGAGGCAGTCGACCTCAACTTGACAATCGATCAGGCGTTCCAATTCATCGTCAGTTGCGGAGTGGTTGTCCCCTCGAACCAGGCAACTCAGGCAATTGCCGAACACGAGACGGCACGCGGAGCGACCGAGGCGGGCTCGTAGATGGCCGATTCTCCGTTACGAATTGGCACTCGCGCAAGTAAGCTAGCCCGCTGGCAGTCGGATTGGGTTGCGGCCGAGCTTACCAAGCGTGGGCACGCTGTCGAAATCGTCGAAATCACCACACAAGGCGATACCCAACAGCAAGGCTCGGTCGCGTCGCTGGGGCTGCAGGGCGTATTCACCAAGGAAATTCAGTCTGCCTTGCTCTCAGAAACCGTGGACATCGCGGTCCACAGTTTGAAGGACCTTCCTACGGAAACGATTGAGGGCTTAACACTAGGTGCCGTGCCACCGCGGGGGAATCCTGCGGATGCTCTCGTCAGTCGCTCGGGCAAGCTCACTGAATTGCCTGCGGGAGCACGAGTTGGCACGGGGAGCACTCGCCGACGCGCCCAGTTGCTGGCGGCCCGGCATGATTTGGAGGTGCTAGGAATCCGCGGCAACGTGGATACGCGGCTTCGCAAACTCGACGAAGGAGAATACGACGCGATCGTGCTAGCGTCTGCTGGGTTGTCTCGTTTGGGTTGGGCCGATCGGATCACGGAACGGTTCGGACCACTGACGATGCTGCCAGCGCCGGGGCAAGGGGCCTTGGGCCTGGAGTGCCGTGCCGACGACCAGAAGGTGAACGATGCGCTGCATGACTTGGACGACAACATCACCCATCGGGCAACGCTCGCCGAGCGTAACATGCTGGCAGCGCTCGAGGGCGGTTGTTCAGCCCCGGTTGCCGCGTGGGGACGCTTGGAAAATGACCAACTGAAGCTCGAGGGCTTGGTCGCAAGCCTCGACGGAGCGGACGTGTTGCGTGCTAGCACTTTTGGCAAGCTTGAAGATGCCGAGGAACTTGGGCGGATTGCGGCAGAGCAACTGCTTGACTTGGGGGCCGCGGCCATTATTGATTCCGCTCGGGGCTAAGCCACAAGTGGCAAACTTCGCCGCTAGCAATTCCTTCGATCGGCGAAACTTGCCACTTGTGGCTTAGCCGCATTCCAAGTGAGTCAGCTACGATGATGCGAACAACGCTTCATTCGCAGTCGCTTCCTCGATTCTCTTCGTCGCTAAGTTTTTTGGCACAGTGCGTGCATAGAGAAGAATCGCAACGAACGAGCAGGGGGGCGACCTGCGGTTCTTTTCTTCTCTCATGCCATACGGAATGTACATCTCGGGCGAAGGTGCCCGCGTGCAGGCCCAACGCCTGGAAGTGATCGCCAATAATCTGGCGAACGTCGAGACGCCTGGCTTCAAGCGGGATGTGCCGATGTTCCAGTCTCGCTTTGCTGAAGCGATCCAGGACGGCACCGCGTATCCTGCCAGTGGCTCGATCAACGACGTCGGTGGCGGCGTGAAAATGATCAGCACGGAGACCGACTTCTCCCGTGGCGGGATTCGCCAGACGAAAACGCCGACCGACTTTGCCATCAATGGCGAAGGGTTCTTCCACGTGCGAGGTGGTGACGGCGAGGTTTATCTCACAAGAGCTGGCAACTTCGCTCTCGACGCGAATGGCCGGTTGCAAACCCAGACGAACTTGCCTGTGCTGGACGATGCGGGCGCGGAAATCGTGATCGATACCACGCGTCCCTGGAACCTTGATGCGGGAGGGCGGATCACCCAGGACGGCGACACACGTCAACTTGGACTCTCGCAGCCGCAGTCGCTCGGCGACCTCGTGAAGATGGGCAGCAACCTGTTTCGTTCACTGGGGCCAACGACTCCGATCGAGAGAGCCGATGTCCGTCAGGGTTACCTCGAACAATCTGGGGTTAATCCAACGCGGGAAATGATGGCCATGATCGAAACGTCACGGGCATTTGAAGCGAACACGAAAATCATCCAGCACCAAGATAGCATGATCAGCGGCCTGCTGAGTCGTGTCTTGGCAAGCTAACTTAGAAGCCAGGAACTAGGGGCTAGGATTCAGTCGAGCCTACTTACTACTCACTACTTTCTACTCACTACCACTCATGAGCGTACAAACCCTTTACACCGCTGCCACAGGCATGGACGCCTTGGAAACCAAGCTGGATGTGATTGCCAATAATATGGCGAATATCAACACCACGGGTTTCAAGAAGGACCGGGCGAACTTCGAAGACCTGTTCTACCGTCAGTATCGTGCCCCTGGTGCCATTGATGCTGATGGCAGTATCACTTCGACGGGAATCGAAGTGGGCCTCGGTACGCGTGTCTCCAGCACTCAGACCAACTACACGCAAGGCTCGGCGCAAACGACGAACAATCCACTCGATTTCGCGATTGAGGGACGCGGGTTCTTTCAGGTGCAAGATCCAAACGGAGGTTTTCTGTACACGCGGGCTGGCAACTTTGGTGTGAATGCTGTCGGGCAACTCGTGCTGGGTTCCGCAACAACGGGCTGGATTCTCGATCCGCCGATCCAGATTCCCGACAACGCGACACAAGTGACCGTCAGCACCGATGGGAACGTACAGATCAGCACCACCGATACGCCAGACCTGACCCAAGTTGGGCAGATCACATTGACCAACTTCATCGATCCTGATGGCTTGTTGAAGATGGGAGATAATCTCTATCGCGAAACGGCCGCCTCGGGGCCTCCGATTGTCGATAACCCGGGGCAGAACGGTTTTGGTGTGATTCAGCAAGGTGCTTTGGAAGCCTCCAATGTCGAGCCCGTCCAGGAACTGATCGACCTCATCACCACGCAACGGGCGTTCGAGCTGAACTCACAGGTCGTCCAAGCAGGCGACCAGATCATGCAAGTCGCTACGCAGCTTCGACGGTAATCAAATCGCTGGGTATAGAAACTCTCTCATGAATCGATATAACCTCCTCACTGTGATCATGGCACTTGCGGCAGTCTTTGTCGTTGGGCAAATTCACGGAGCCGAAATTCGCTTGCGTGAACAAGCCAAAGTCACTGGCAGCCTCCTGCTGCTTGGTGACGTCGCGGATATTCACGCAGCCACCCCAGCTCGTCGGGATGAACTGGCCACCACGCCGTTGATGCCAGCTCCTCCCCAGGACCAACGGGTATTCCTCAGGGTGGCGCAAATCCGTGATCTGCTTGTCAGCCGCGGCATTAGCATGGTCGGTATCAACTTTCGTGGTGCCCCACAGGTTGCGATTGGCGATCGACTCGTTGCCACTCGCCAAGCACCTGAAGTTTCACTGTCTGAACTCCGGCAAAGCCTCGAAGACAGAATCGCACTCCACTTGGCACGGCAGACCGGGCATGCTGACTGGAAGATTGATCTGGTTGCCACCGACAGTTTGTTGAGACGCATTCAAGAAAACTCCTCCAAGCCAACCGTCGCAGGAGGTCATGAGCCATGGATTGGACGGCAACGCTTTGAGGTGCGTCAGGGCGAGACCAAGCTCACGATCATGGCCACCGTTTATCGGATGCAGAATGCCGTGTTCCTTAAACGCAATGTCGAGCGTGGCATGATCTTGCGACCCTCTGATCTGGAAACGAAATCCTATCAGGGGCGTTTGCCGAACAACGCCGTTACCAACGCGAAAGCTGCCATCGGGCAAGAAGCTCGACAAACCTTGCGTGCGGGGACGCTGCTAACTAGCGGGCAAGTGAACCCTCCGCGACTCGTCGAAAAGGGAGAGACGGTCACTGTGTTCGCTCGCACAGGTGGTGTCTTAGTTCGCACGCTTGCCATCGCGCAGCAGAATGGTGCCCTCGGCGAGTTGGTGCGAGTCGAAACCCTCGACGGCGATGATCGCTACGCGGCACGCGTGACCGGACATCGAGAATTGCAAGTGTTCGCTACCGGGGTAAACGCTGGCGAGCTGGCTGCCAACACTCGCGAAGCACTCCTCAATCGCTAATCAATCGAAGAAGTGACCATGAAGACTCATTTCAGAATACTCAGCTGCTTGGCCCTGCTCCTTAGCTTGCTGTCAAACTCGGCGGTGGCTCAAGACGCAAGCCTGCTGCAGCGACCTGTCGTTGGTGCGGAAGCACTGACGCAGCAGAACTCTTCGTTTATTTACAAGGAACTACCCCCAGCCGCGCGTCCACGAGAGCTGCAAAAGAATGACATCATTACGGTAATCGTTGATTACCGAACGCGTATGCTCAGCGAGGGTGATGCGGAGAATCGAAAAACGGCTAGCCTCCTGGCTGTACTAACCGATTGGATTCGGTTTGATGGAAAATCGATTCAACGTGCACCGCAAGCCAACGGCGACCCCTCGATTGGCGGAACACTCAATAGCCAGTATCGAGCAGAGAGTGACGTCGAACTTCGCGACACGTTGACGTTCCGCATCGGTGCCAAGATCGTCGACATCCGCCCGAACGGCAATCTCGTGATCGAGGCCCATTGGAACATCAGAAACAACGAAGAGCACTGGCGGATTTCGCTTACCGGTGTCGTTCGTCGCGAATCAATCCAGCCCGATCGTACCGTCACCAGTGACTCAATCGCTGAGCTAGATGTTGTAAAGAAGGAGATGGGCCAGGTCC
The genomic region above belongs to Lacipirellulaceae bacterium and contains:
- a CDS encoding DUF502 domain-containing protein; translation: MDANDLPLKNLPDGKKRPMDPFRRAVVRGLAVLLPPLLTIVIFLWIANTVANYLLLPLESLARWGFNRHYEKGVISAEDLPGIATVDKEGRVLIKDTLYQRTGSGQFMPEHHYAFVAENLGKKPMPEKASEIYQRYVDQKFLKRHIVIPIFLLVFLLILYLLGRFMAAGVGRFFWMQCERVINRLPVVRNVYSSVKQVTDFMFSEREIEYTRVIAIEYPRKGVWSLGMVTGESLLDISTAANEPVLSVLIPTSPMPFTGFTITVKKSEAVDLNLTIDQAFQFIVSCGVVVPSNQATQAIAEHETARGATEAGS
- the hemC gene encoding hydroxymethylbilane synthase translates to MADSPLRIGTRASKLARWQSDWVAAELTKRGHAVEIVEITTQGDTQQQGSVASLGLQGVFTKEIQSALLSETVDIAVHSLKDLPTETIEGLTLGAVPPRGNPADALVSRSGKLTELPAGARVGTGSTRRRAQLLAARHDLEVLGIRGNVDTRLRKLDEGEYDAIVLASAGLSRLGWADRITERFGPLTMLPAPGQGALGLECRADDQKVNDALHDLDDNITHRATLAERNMLAALEGGCSAPVAAWGRLENDQLKLEGLVASLDGADVLRASTFGKLEDAEELGRIAAEQLLDLGAAAIIDSARG
- a CDS encoding flagellar hook-basal body protein, yielding MPYGMYISGEGARVQAQRLEVIANNLANVETPGFKRDVPMFQSRFAEAIQDGTAYPASGSINDVGGGVKMISTETDFSRGGIRQTKTPTDFAINGEGFFHVRGGDGEVYLTRAGNFALDANGRLQTQTNLPVLDDAGAEIVIDTTRPWNLDAGGRITQDGDTRQLGLSQPQSLGDLVKMGSNLFRSLGPTTPIERADVRQGYLEQSGVNPTREMMAMIETSRAFEANTKIIQHQDSMISGLLSRVLAS
- the flgG gene encoding flagellar basal-body rod protein FlgG; translated protein: MSVQTLYTAATGMDALETKLDVIANNMANINTTGFKKDRANFEDLFYRQYRAPGAIDADGSITSTGIEVGLGTRVSSTQTNYTQGSAQTTNNPLDFAIEGRGFFQVQDPNGGFLYTRAGNFGVNAVGQLVLGSATTGWILDPPIQIPDNATQVTVSTDGNVQISTTDTPDLTQVGQITLTNFIDPDGLLKMGDNLYRETAASGPPIVDNPGQNGFGVIQQGALEASNVEPVQELIDLITTQRAFELNSQVVQAGDQIMQVATQLRR
- the flgA gene encoding flagellar basal body P-ring formation chaperone FlgA, translated to MNRYNLLTVIMALAAVFVVGQIHGAEIRLREQAKVTGSLLLLGDVADIHAATPARRDELATTPLMPAPPQDQRVFLRVAQIRDLLVSRGISMVGINFRGAPQVAIGDRLVATRQAPEVSLSELRQSLEDRIALHLARQTGHADWKIDLVATDSLLRRIQENSSKPTVAGGHEPWIGRQRFEVRQGETKLTIMATVYRMQNAVFLKRNVERGMILRPSDLETKSYQGRLPNNAVTNAKAAIGQEARQTLRAGTLLTSGQVNPPRLVEKGETVTVFARTGGVLVRTLAIAQQNGALGELVRVETLDGDDRYAARVTGHRELQVFATGVNAGELAANTREALLNR
- a CDS encoding flagellar basal body L-ring protein FlgH, which gives rise to MKTHFRILSCLALLLSLLSNSAVAQDASLLQRPVVGAEALTQQNSSFIYKELPPAARPRELQKNDIITVIVDYRTRMLSEGDAENRKTASLLAVLTDWIRFDGKSIQRAPQANGDPSIGGTLNSQYRAESDVELRDTLTFRIGAKIVDIRPNGNLVIEAHWNIRNNEEHWRISLTGVVRRESIQPDRTVTSDSIAELDVVKKEMGQVRDGYSRGWAQKWYDRFKPF